From Schistocerca cancellata isolate TAMUIC-IGC-003103 chromosome 6, iqSchCanc2.1, whole genome shotgun sequence, a single genomic window includes:
- the LOC126190996 gene encoding 40S ribosomal protein S11 isoform X2, which translates to MADQSERSFQKQPTIFLNRKKGLGAKKRKSLRYTRNIGLGFKTPRETEKAFQKQPHLNLNRKTGSKKKVLRRHRNIGLGFKTPREAIEGTYIDKKCPFTGNVSIRGRILTGVVQKMKMQRTIVIRRDYLHYIRKYNRFEKRHRNMSVHLSPCFRDVEIGDVVTVGECRPLSKTVRFNVLKVSKGTSAKKSFKKF; encoded by the exons ATGGCGGACCAA AGTGAGCGCTCGTTTCAAAAACAGCCAACAATATTTCTTAACCGTAAAAAAGGCTTAGGTGCCAAGAAACGGAAGTCTCTCCGTTACACTCGTAACATTGGTTTGGGTTTTAAAACACCAAGAGAG ACAGAGAAGGCATTCCAAAAGCAGCCGCACCTCAACCTTAACCGGAAAACTGGGTCGAAGAAGAAAGTTCTTAGGCGCCATCGTAATATTGGTCTTGGTTTCAAGACCCCGCGAGAG GCAATTGAGGGTACGTACATAGACAAGAAGTGCCCATTTACTGGTAATGTGTCCATCAGAGGGCGTATTTTAACTGGTGTTGTGCAGAAGATGAAAATGCAACGTACTATTGTTATCAGGCGGGACTACCTGCACTACATTCGTAAATATAATAGGTTTGAGAAACGCCACAGGAATATGTCTGTCCACTTATCACCTTGCTTCAG GGACGTGGAGATTGGCGATGTGGTAACTGTTGGTGAATGCAGACCTCTTAGTAAAACTGTTCGCTTCAACGTTCTAAAAGTGTCGAAAGGAACAAGTGCAAAGAAGAGTTTCAAGAAATTCTAA
- the LOC126190996 gene encoding 40S ribosomal protein S11 isoform X1 gives MADQTEKAFQKQPHLNLNRKTGSKKKVLRRHRNIGLGFKTPREAIEGTYIDKKCPFTGNVSIRGRILTGVVQKMKMQRTIVIRRDYLHYIRKYNRFEKRHRNMSVHLSPCFRDVEIGDVVTVGECRPLSKTVRFNVLKVSKGTSAKKSFKKF, from the exons ATGGCGGACCAA ACAGAGAAGGCATTCCAAAAGCAGCCGCACCTCAACCTTAACCGGAAAACTGGGTCGAAGAAGAAAGTTCTTAGGCGCCATCGTAATATTGGTCTTGGTTTCAAGACCCCGCGAGAG GCAATTGAGGGTACGTACATAGACAAGAAGTGCCCATTTACTGGTAATGTGTCCATCAGAGGGCGTATTTTAACTGGTGTTGTGCAGAAGATGAAAATGCAACGTACTATTGTTATCAGGCGGGACTACCTGCACTACATTCGTAAATATAATAGGTTTGAGAAACGCCACAGGAATATGTCTGTCCACTTATCACCTTGCTTCAG GGACGTGGAGATTGGCGATGTGGTAACTGTTGGTGAATGCAGACCTCTTAGTAAAACTGTTCGCTTCAACGTTCTAAAAGTGTCGAAAGGAACAAGTGCAAAGAAGAGTTTCAAGAAATTCTAA